In Virgibacillus sp. NKC19-16, a single genomic region encodes these proteins:
- the cymR gene encoding cysteine metabolism transcriptional regulator CymR: MKISTKGKYGLTIMIALAKKHGNSPTSLKSIAHENNLSEHYLEQLASPLRNAGLVKSVRGAYGGYVLANDPKEITAGDIIRVLEGPITPVEGIENEEPAKQALWMRIRDAVKDVLDTTTLDDLSHHNDDRPQEAYMFYI; the protein is encoded by the coding sequence TTGAAAATTTCAACCAAAGGAAAATACGGTTTAACGATAATGATTGCTTTAGCAAAAAAACATGGAAATAGCCCGACATCACTTAAGTCGATTGCACATGAGAATAACCTGTCAGAACATTATTTAGAACAGCTTGCATCACCACTCCGTAACGCAGGCCTTGTCAAAAGTGTTCGCGGTGCATACGGGGGCTACGTATTAGCAAATGATCCAAAGGAAATTACGGCCGGAGATATTATTCGTGTGCTAGAAGGTCCTATCACACCAGTAGAAGGAATCGAAAATGAAGAGCCGGCAAAACAGGCACTGTGGATGCGAATCCGTGATGCAGTAAAAGACGTGCTTGATACGACAACCTTGGATGATTTAAGTCATCATAATGATGATAGACCACAGGAAGCATATATGTTTTATATTTAA
- a CDS encoding adenine phosphoribosyltransferase, producing the protein MDYKQYVKIVEDWPKEGVRFKDITPLMDNGKAFKSAVDEIVAFAREKETDIIVGPEARGFIIGCPVSYALEVGFAPVRKEGKLPREVIKVDYGLEYGNNVLTIHKDAIKPGQRVLITDDLLATGGTIEATIQLVEQLGGIVVGCAFIIELSYLDGMEKLNGYDVLKLMTY; encoded by the coding sequence ATGGATTATAAACAATATGTTAAAATAGTGGAAGACTGGCCAAAAGAAGGAGTTCGGTTTAAAGATATTACCCCACTAATGGATAATGGGAAAGCATTTAAATCTGCAGTGGATGAAATTGTTGCATTCGCTCGTGAGAAAGAAACGGATATTATTGTTGGTCCGGAGGCACGCGGTTTTATTATAGGGTGCCCGGTTTCTTACGCATTGGAAGTTGGTTTTGCACCAGTAAGAAAAGAAGGGAAATTACCTCGAGAAGTAATTAAAGTAGACTATGGATTAGAATATGGCAATAATGTTTTAACCATTCACAAGGATGCTATCAAACCAGGTCAGCGTGTATTAATTACAGATGACTTGCTTGCAACAGGTGGTACAATAGAAGCAACGATTCAGCTAGTAGAACAACTTGGCGGAATTGTAGTTGGTTGTGCGTTTATAATCGAACTTAGTTATCTTGATGGAATGGAAAAACTAAATGGATATGATGTTCTAAAATTAATGACCTATTAA
- a CDS encoding replication-associated recombination protein A produces the protein MKQTPLALAMRPAHIEDIIGQEHLVGEGKILNRMVQAERLASMILFGPPGTGKTSMAVALAKSLDMPVKMLNAVADKKKDMEIVVEEAKMMGQVVLVLDEVHRLDKAKQDFLLPHLESNIVTLIGCTTSNPYHSINPAIRSRCHLFELHPLKASHIHTAVNRAMEDTTDGYGNKNLMITDEAMDHFAGSANGDIRAALNGLELAVSSTPKNQEGQIVINLDTAEECMQKKSFSHDKGGDAHYDVLSAFQKSIRGSDVDAALHYLGRLIEAGDLESIARRMIVTAYEDIGIASPQAGPRAVAAVQAAERLGFPEARIPLAVAIVELCLSPKSNTAYKALDAALADIHSGKSGEVPAHLKDSHYQGAKVLGRGNTYQYPHNYENNWVNQQYLPDSIKNKHYYHPKNSSKFEKAIKQVYEKIQHDKNK, from the coding sequence ATGAAACAAACACCACTTGCCTTAGCTATGAGGCCTGCACATATAGAAGATATTATCGGTCAGGAACATCTTGTTGGTGAAGGTAAAATTTTAAATCGTATGGTACAAGCAGAACGCCTAGCCTCCATGATATTATTCGGCCCACCCGGGACTGGAAAGACATCTATGGCAGTAGCATTAGCAAAAAGTCTGGACATGCCAGTAAAGATGCTTAATGCTGTTGCTGATAAAAAGAAAGATATGGAGATTGTTGTTGAAGAAGCAAAAATGATGGGACAGGTTGTTCTGGTTTTAGATGAGGTTCATCGACTGGATAAGGCAAAACAGGATTTCCTGCTCCCCCACCTGGAAAGTAATATAGTTACATTGATCGGCTGTACAACAAGTAATCCATATCACTCAATTAATCCTGCAATCAGAAGCAGATGTCATCTCTTTGAATTACATCCATTAAAAGCTTCTCATATACATACTGCAGTAAATCGTGCGATGGAAGATACAACAGACGGTTACGGAAATAAAAACCTGATGATCACAGATGAAGCAATGGATCATTTTGCCGGTAGTGCAAATGGGGATATACGTGCAGCCTTAAATGGACTTGAATTAGCCGTTTCTTCCACACCTAAAAACCAGGAAGGTCAAATTGTGATTAATTTGGACACAGCCGAGGAATGTATGCAAAAGAAAAGCTTTTCACATGATAAAGGAGGAGATGCGCACTATGATGTTCTGTCAGCTTTTCAAAAGTCGATTCGCGGCAGTGATGTTGATGCAGCTCTCCACTACTTAGGCAGATTAATTGAAGCAGGAGATCTGGAGTCTATTGCACGCCGTATGATCGTAACAGCATATGAAGATATCGGTATTGCCAGTCCACAAGCCGGTCCTCGCGCGGTTGCGGCCGTTCAGGCAGCAGAGCGATTAGGCTTTCCAGAGGCGAGAATTCCGTTAGCTGTAGCCATTGTGGAATTATGTCTATCACCAAAATCAAACACAGCTTATAAAGCCCTTGACGCGGCATTAGCTGATATTCATAGTGGAAAAAGCGGGGAGGTCCCAGCACATTTAAAAGATTCACATTACCAAGGGGCCAAAGTACTCGGCAGGGGCAATACCTACCAATATCCGCATAACTATGAGAACAACTGGGTGAATCAACAGTATCTACCTGATTCTATAAAAAATAAACACTATTACCACCCAAAAAATTCAAGTAAATTTGAAAAAGCTATCAAACAAGTTTATGAAAAAATTCAGCATGATAAAAACAAGTAG
- the dtd gene encoding D-aminoacyl-tRNA deacylase, giving the protein MKAVVQRANNASVTVNEKTVGEIEYGFVVLLGVTHEDSVEDVQFLVNKIIHLRVFEDENGKMNLSLKDVEGSILSISQFTLYGDTRKGRRPNFLQAAKPDQASVLYHHFNQMLRAQEVHVATGEFGEMMDVHLTNAGPMTFILDSKEK; this is encoded by the coding sequence ATGAAGGCAGTTGTACAACGTGCAAATAATGCGAGTGTTACTGTGAATGAAAAAACAGTTGGGGAAATAGAGTATGGGTTTGTTGTCCTTCTTGGTGTAACCCATGAGGATAGTGTAGAAGACGTGCAATTCCTTGTAAATAAAATTATCCATCTGCGCGTTTTTGAAGACGAAAACGGGAAAATGAATCTTTCGTTGAAGGATGTGGAAGGCAGTATATTGTCCATATCACAATTCACATTATACGGGGATACTCGTAAAGGAAGAAGACCCAATTTCCTCCAGGCAGCAAAACCGGACCAGGCAAGTGTACTATATCACCATTTTAATCAAATGCTTAGAGCTCAGGAAGTACATGTTGCGACTGGTGAATTCGGAGAAATGATGGATGTTCACTTGACGAACGCAGGGCCCATGACTTTTATTTTGGATAGTAAAGAAAAGTAG
- a CDS encoding RelA/SpoT family protein, whose protein sequence is MAKDDILTIEDILTEVSRFLPEDDTTFIRRAYEFAAYAHRDQYRKSGEPYINHPVQIAGILVELGMDAETIAGGLLHDVVEDTDVTLEELEDAFNKEVAMLVDGVTKLGKIKYKSKEALQAENHRKMFVAMAKDIRVILIKLADRLHNMRTLKHLRPDKQRRISNETLEIFSPLAHRLGISTIKWELEDTALRYLNPQQYYRIVQLMRQKREQRESYIQEVMGEVSNQLKDVNIEADMSGRPKHLYSIYRKMVNQNKQFNEIYDLLAVRIIVGSIKDCYAVLGIIHTCWKPMPGRFKDYIAMPKPNLYQSLHTTVIGPKGDPLEVQIRTKEMHEIAEYGIAAHWAYKEGLQVNKNDKSFEEKLTWFREILEWQNEAHDAEEFIESLKVDLFSDTVYVFTPKGDVIELPSGSVPLDFAYKIHTEVGNKTVGAKVNGKMEPLDYELKNGDIVEVMTSKHSYGPSQDWLNITQTSQAKNKIRQFFKKQRRDENVIKGKEAVEKEIRALSIQPKEVLTPDNMQRVYERFNFTNEEDMYAAVGYQGITAALVATRLTDRIRQTKQKEKNLEETLEEVKTEDKDKKRSDKRDSGVKVEGVDNLLVRLSKCCNPVPGDKIVGYITKGRGVSVHRADCPNAQTEEAKERYLPVEWEENQTARKQYHVDLEISGFDRRGLLNEVLQAVNETKTNITQVNGRSDKNKMAIIQITILIHNTNHLRKIVERIKQIKEVYTVTRTVH, encoded by the coding sequence ATGGCAAAAGATGATATTTTAACAATAGAAGATATTTTAACGGAAGTTAGTCGGTTTCTACCAGAAGATGATACTACTTTTATTCGGCGTGCATATGAATTTGCAGCATATGCACATAGAGATCAATACCGGAAATCAGGAGAGCCATATATTAATCATCCTGTTCAAATTGCGGGTATCTTAGTTGAATTAGGAATGGATGCAGAAACAATAGCTGGCGGTCTGCTGCATGATGTCGTCGAAGATACGGATGTAACGCTTGAAGAACTGGAGGATGCGTTTAACAAGGAAGTAGCCATGCTTGTTGATGGGGTAACGAAACTTGGCAAAATTAAATATAAATCAAAAGAAGCCTTGCAGGCAGAAAACCACCGGAAAATGTTTGTTGCGATGGCAAAAGATATTCGCGTAATCCTGATTAAGCTTGCAGATCGCCTGCACAATATGCGTACATTGAAACATTTACGTCCGGACAAACAACGACGTATTTCCAATGAGACACTGGAAATTTTCTCGCCACTAGCACACCGTTTAGGTATTTCAACCATAAAATGGGAACTTGAAGATACAGCCTTACGATATTTAAACCCACAGCAATATTACCGCATTGTGCAATTAATGAGGCAGAAAAGGGAGCAGCGTGAATCGTATATCCAAGAAGTAATGGGGGAGGTCTCTAATCAGCTGAAGGATGTCAATATTGAAGCAGATATGTCCGGTAGACCAAAGCATTTATATAGTATTTATCGAAAAATGGTAAACCAAAATAAGCAGTTTAATGAAATTTATGATCTGCTGGCAGTGCGAATTATTGTAGGTAGTATAAAAGATTGTTATGCAGTATTAGGTATTATCCATACATGCTGGAAACCAATGCCGGGTAGATTTAAGGATTATATTGCGATGCCAAAACCCAACCTTTATCAATCCTTGCATACGACGGTAATTGGTCCTAAAGGTGATCCATTAGAAGTACAAATTCGAACAAAAGAAATGCACGAGATCGCAGAATACGGTATCGCAGCACATTGGGCTTATAAAGAAGGTCTTCAAGTCAACAAAAATGATAAGTCTTTTGAAGAGAAATTAACCTGGTTCAGGGAAATTTTGGAATGGCAAAATGAAGCACATGACGCAGAAGAATTTATCGAATCACTTAAAGTTGATCTATTTTCTGATACGGTCTATGTGTTCACACCAAAAGGCGATGTGATCGAGTTGCCTTCTGGATCGGTACCACTAGATTTTGCGTATAAAATCCATACAGAAGTAGGGAATAAAACAGTCGGTGCTAAAGTAAATGGGAAGATGGAGCCACTTGATTATGAATTGAAGAACGGGGACATTGTCGAAGTAATGACATCCAAGCATTCATATGGGCCTTCTCAAGATTGGCTAAATATCACCCAAACGTCTCAAGCGAAAAATAAGATTAGACAATTTTTCAAAAAGCAACGGCGCGATGAAAATGTTATTAAGGGAAAAGAAGCAGTTGAAAAGGAAATACGTGCGCTTTCCATTCAGCCAAAGGAAGTTTTGACACCTGATAATATGCAACGTGTTTATGAAAGGTTTAATTTTACGAATGAGGAAGATATGTATGCAGCGGTGGGGTATCAAGGTATAACAGCTGCATTAGTGGCAACACGCCTCACTGACAGAATTCGTCAGACGAAGCAAAAAGAAAAAAACCTGGAAGAAACACTTGAAGAAGTAAAAACAGAGGATAAGGATAAAAAAAGGTCAGATAAACGCGATTCCGGTGTTAAAGTTGAAGGTGTGGATAATTTACTTGTCCGTTTATCAAAATGCTGTAACCCGGTACCTGGAGATAAAATTGTTGGATATATAACAAAAGGCAGAGGTGTTTCCGTTCATCGAGCTGATTGTCCAAATGCCCAAACAGAAGAAGCGAAAGAACGCTATTTACCGGTGGAATGGGAAGAAAATCAGACAGCACGAAAACAATACCATGTCGATTTGGAAATTTCCGGATTTGATCGTAGAGGCTTGTTAAATGAAGTCTTGCAGGCAGTGAATGAAACAAAAACAAATATAACACAAGTAAATGGTCGTTCCGATAAAAACAAAATGGCTATTATTCAGATAACCATACTTATCCATAACACAAACCATTTACGGAAAATTGTGGAGCGTATCAAACAAATCAAAGAAGTCTATACAGTTACCCGCACAGTACATTAG
- a CDS encoding RsfA family transcriptional regulator has translation MVKVRQDAWSHEDDLLLAETVLRHIREGSTQLNAFEEVGDKLNRTSAACGFRWNAEVRMKYDNAIDLAKRQRKEKKRAMLGTTQQSRKRVSLPQNNEEDTIDEEADTHTIPVIEEPSITMDMVIKFLREVKKDYHASNQSKASLEHTQKENMELKEQVQSLEKQLAQTEKQLSTIQEDYQVFIQIMERARKMTVLDDQGTMPTPAFRMDKNGNLQQLAQGSN, from the coding sequence TTGGTGAAAGTCAGACAGGATGCCTGGTCACATGAAGATGATCTATTATTGGCAGAAACAGTTCTGCGCCACATTAGAGAAGGCAGCACACAGTTAAATGCATTTGAAGAAGTCGGTGACAAATTAAATCGTACATCAGCAGCTTGCGGATTTCGCTGGAACGCAGAAGTTCGTATGAAATACGATAATGCTATTGATCTTGCAAAAAGGCAGCGTAAAGAGAAGAAACGGGCTATGCTAGGAACAACACAACAATCAAGAAAAAGAGTATCACTTCCTCAAAATAACGAGGAAGACACAATTGATGAAGAAGCAGATACGCATACAATTCCTGTAATAGAAGAGCCTTCTATTACCATGGACATGGTTATTAAATTTTTACGGGAAGTCAAAAAAGACTATCATGCTTCCAATCAATCAAAAGCATCGCTTGAGCACACACAAAAAGAGAATATGGAATTGAAAGAGCAAGTACAATCACTGGAGAAACAATTGGCACAGACGGAAAAACAGCTGTCTACAATTCAGGAAGATTATCAAGTATTTATTCAAATCATGGAAAGAGCCAGAAAAATGACTGTTCTTGATGATCAGGGAACAATGCCAACACCGGCATTCCGTATGGACAAAAATGGGAACTTGCAGCAATTGGCGCAAGGTTCCAATTAA
- a CDS encoding N-acetylmuramoyl-L-alanine amidase → MIIGLCIMLCSSLLLSIPVHADQAVINEDNLNIRNGPGTEFEQIGQANMDEVYTVIDRQNDWVEIELDEGTGWIITEYITINNDQQDFTEKTITIQQDNTQLRNGPSTDYDIIHFADKDDTYNVIADEGDWYEVAIENFTGFILKKLVDENQGTPSSSSGFENKTIVIDAGHGGRDVGAIGASGAFEKDIAYLTAHELAHELTILGAEVLLTRPEDEFISLGSRVSFANTMDTDVFLSLHYNSVPELPEVTGAETYYYHEQNKELASYVQKEIIKETEADNRGTTNENLFVIRQSLKPSLLLELGFISNAEKESLLETNAYQKKLVTGIVNGLGKYFANE, encoded by the coding sequence ATGATTATTGGTTTGTGCATCATGCTTTGCTCGAGTCTTCTGCTATCAATTCCTGTTCATGCAGACCAAGCTGTGATTAATGAAGATAATCTAAATATTCGAAATGGCCCGGGAACAGAATTTGAACAAATAGGACAAGCTAATATGGACGAAGTATACACCGTTATTGACAGACAGAACGATTGGGTAGAAATCGAGCTTGATGAAGGAACAGGCTGGATTATAACAGAATACATAACGATTAATAACGACCAGCAAGATTTCACTGAAAAAACGATAACCATTCAACAGGACAATACACAACTGCGCAATGGTCCTTCTACAGATTATGACATCATTCATTTTGCGGATAAGGACGATACTTATAATGTCATCGCTGACGAGGGTGATTGGTATGAGGTTGCAATCGAAAATTTTACCGGTTTTATTCTGAAAAAGCTTGTTGATGAAAACCAGGGAACCCCCTCCTCATCCTCCGGTTTTGAAAATAAAACGATTGTCATTGACGCCGGACATGGCGGACGTGATGTAGGGGCAATCGGCGCATCTGGCGCATTCGAAAAGGACATTGCGTACTTAACAGCACATGAATTAGCACATGAACTTACCATCTTGGGAGCAGAAGTGCTTCTAACCAGACCTGAAGATGAATTTATCTCCTTGGGAAGTAGAGTTAGCTTTGCAAATACAATGGATACCGACGTTTTTTTAAGCCTCCATTACAATAGTGTACCAGAATTACCTGAGGTCACAGGTGCGGAAACCTATTATTATCATGAACAAAATAAAGAATTAGCCTCATATGTCCAAAAGGAAATTATTAAAGAAACAGAAGCTGATAATCGCGGTACAACAAATGAGAATTTATTTGTCATCCGCCAAAGCTTGAAGCCATCTTTACTGCTGGAGTTAGGATTTATATCTAATGCAGAAAAAGAATCACTCCTTGAAACAAATGCATATCAGAAGAAATTAGTAACAGGTATTGTAAACGGATTAGGAAAATATTTTGCAAACGAATAA
- the aspS gene encoding aspartate--tRNA ligase, with product MSERILAGTLHEMNVDQTVLLKGWVQTRRDLGDLIFIDLRDKSGTVQTVFKPDASAQALEIAESVRTEYVVEIKGAVLKRDETTINPAMKTGTIEVIATDITILNKSKTPPFLIEDDTDVSEDLRLKYRYIDLRRDALQETFKLRHKTTQAVRNFLNNDGFLEMETPILTKSTPEGARDYLVPSRVHPGEFYALPQSPQLFKQLIMMGGFEKYYQIARCFRDEDLRADRQPEFTQIDIETSFQTSDEIMTMTEEMMKHALREAKGIDISLPLKRMPYDEAMERFGSDKPDTRFGLELIHVTDVLANSTFKVFQGAIESGGKVCLLNIKGQAENFSRKDIDKLTEFVKIYGAKGLAWIKVEGQDLKGPIAKFLSDEEKAGLISASDASDGDLLLFGSGKTQVVYDSLGALRLKLGKELNLIDESKFNFLWVTDWPLLEYDESLERYFAAHHPFTSPVEEDIDKLTTDPGNVRANAYDLVLNGYELGGGSIRIHKKELQNQLFKVLGFTEEEASEQFGFLLEALEYGAPPHGGVALGLDRIVMLLAGRSNLRDTILFPKTASASDLLTDAPGEVANTQLDELGIKLKPKK from the coding sequence ATGAGTGAACGTATATTAGCTGGAACATTACATGAGATGAATGTTGATCAAACGGTGCTATTAAAAGGATGGGTACAAACTCGTCGTGATTTAGGCGACCTTATTTTTATTGATCTGCGCGATAAATCCGGAACTGTTCAAACTGTCTTTAAGCCAGATGCATCAGCACAAGCTTTGGAAATAGCTGAATCGGTTCGCACGGAATACGTTGTTGAAATAAAAGGGGCGGTTCTAAAGCGTGATGAAACTACCATTAATCCAGCAATGAAAACCGGAACGATCGAAGTGATTGCAACAGATATTACGATTTTAAATAAATCAAAAACACCGCCATTTCTTATCGAGGATGATACAGATGTTTCTGAAGATTTACGCCTGAAATATCGCTACATTGATTTACGTAGAGATGCTCTGCAAGAAACGTTTAAGCTTCGTCATAAAACAACACAAGCAGTGCGCAACTTTCTAAATAATGACGGTTTTTTGGAAATGGAAACACCGATTTTAACAAAAAGTACACCAGAGGGAGCACGTGATTATCTCGTTCCCAGTCGTGTTCATCCTGGAGAGTTCTATGCATTACCGCAATCACCACAGCTTTTCAAACAGTTGATCATGATGGGTGGTTTTGAGAAATATTATCAAATTGCAAGATGTTTTCGAGATGAGGATTTACGTGCGGATCGCCAACCGGAATTTACGCAAATTGATATTGAAACATCTTTCCAAACAAGTGATGAAATAATGACAATGACCGAAGAAATGATGAAACATGCGCTAAGAGAAGCAAAGGGTATTGATATATCATTACCGTTGAAAAGAATGCCATATGATGAGGCGATGGAACGCTTTGGTTCAGACAAACCTGATACAAGATTCGGCCTGGAATTGATCCATGTAACCGATGTTCTCGCTAATTCTACCTTTAAGGTGTTTCAAGGTGCCATCGAATCGGGCGGGAAAGTTTGTTTGTTGAATATAAAAGGACAAGCAGAAAATTTTTCCCGCAAAGACATTGATAAGCTAACCGAATTTGTAAAAATATATGGTGCCAAGGGTCTCGCTTGGATAAAAGTGGAAGGGCAGGACTTGAAAGGGCCTATAGCTAAATTTCTGTCTGATGAGGAAAAGGCAGGTTTAATTTCTGCTTCTGATGCAAGTGATGGCGATTTATTACTCTTTGGCTCAGGTAAAACACAGGTTGTATATGACAGCCTCGGGGCCTTGCGTTTGAAGCTTGGAAAAGAGCTGAATCTAATTGATGAGTCGAAATTCAATTTCCTATGGGTAACAGATTGGCCTTTGCTGGAGTATGACGAGTCACTTGAGCGGTATTTCGCTGCCCACCATCCGTTTACATCACCAGTGGAAGAGGATATTGATAAATTAACTACAGATCCAGGAAACGTCCGTGCGAATGCTTACGACCTTGTATTAAATGGCTATGAATTGGGCGGAGGTTCTATTAGAATTCATAAAAAAGAACTGCAGAATCAACTATTTAAAGTCCTTGGATTTACGGAAGAAGAAGCAAGTGAGCAATTCGGTTTTTTACTTGAAGCATTGGAATACGGTGCGCCACCACATGGAGGGGTAGCACTGGGATTAGATCGAATAGTTATGCTACTGGCTGGCAGATCGAATTTACGTGATACCATTTTATTCCCGAAAACAGCCTCAGCATCTGACTTATTAACAGATGCACCAGGTGAGGTGGCAAATACACAGTTGGATGAATTGGGTATTAAGTTGAAACCGAAAAAATAA
- the hisS gene encoding histidine--tRNA ligase: MDMKAPRGTVDILPEDALKWQYVEDHIKKVSHRFHFNEIRTPLFEHTEVFQRGVGDSTDIVQKEMYTFEDRGGRSLTLRPEGTASVARAFVQNKLFGDPNQPVKLYYFMNMFRYERPQKGRMRQLNQFGVEVLGSADPAIDAEVIDLAMTIYQELGLENLKLVINSLGDKESRNSHRKALVDHFTPHKHELCNDCQIRLTQNPLRILDCKTDQDHPAMKTAPSVLDYLNEESSRYFEVLKDYLTLMGISYVVDPNLVRGLDYYNHTAFEIMSEAKGFGAITTLAGGGRYDGLIEEFDGPRTPGIGFGMGLERLLMALEAEGREIPTDKQLDCFLVAVGEQPEKEAVRLVHELRKSNIQVDKDYQGRKMKSQFKAADRWKAKYVLILGEDELEKQIVNVRSMDTGEQEEIPMSQLVERMQEKLLGGKINE; this comes from the coding sequence ATGGATATGAAAGCGCCAAGAGGCACGGTAGATATTTTACCAGAAGATGCTTTGAAATGGCAGTATGTTGAAGATCACATTAAAAAGGTGAGTCACAGATTCCATTTTAATGAAATACGTACACCATTATTTGAACATACGGAAGTTTTTCAGCGTGGTGTAGGGGATTCAACGGATATCGTTCAAAAAGAGATGTATACATTTGAAGATCGGGGTGGAAGAAGTTTAACACTTAGACCAGAGGGGACGGCTTCGGTTGCGCGAGCTTTTGTACAAAATAAATTATTTGGTGATCCTAATCAGCCGGTGAAATTGTATTACTTTATGAATATGTTCCGTTATGAACGCCCGCAAAAAGGGAGAATGCGTCAGTTAAATCAATTCGGTGTGGAAGTATTAGGGAGTGCTGATCCGGCGATAGATGCTGAGGTCATTGACTTGGCAATGACAATTTATCAGGAGTTGGGGTTAGAAAACTTAAAATTAGTTATCAATTCATTGGGTGATAAAGAAAGCAGAAATAGTCACCGCAAGGCACTGGTAGATCACTTCACACCACATAAGCATGAACTTTGTAATGATTGTCAGATTCGATTGACGCAGAATCCATTGCGGATTTTAGATTGTAAAACCGATCAGGATCATCCTGCCATGAAAACCGCTCCTTCCGTTCTGGATTATTTGAATGAAGAGTCCAGTCGTTATTTTGAAGTGTTAAAGGATTATTTGACATTGATGGGGATTAGCTACGTTGTTGATCCAAATCTTGTTCGGGGATTAGACTATTATAATCACACAGCTTTTGAAATCATGAGTGAAGCAAAAGGATTTGGGGCGATTACTACCTTAGCAGGGGGCGGCAGATATGATGGACTTATTGAAGAATTTGACGGTCCTAGAACTCCCGGGATTGGCTTTGGCATGGGTCTTGAACGTCTGCTAATGGCCCTGGAAGCAGAGGGAAGGGAAATTCCTACTGATAAGCAATTGGATTGTTTCCTTGTAGCTGTAGGAGAACAACCTGAAAAGGAAGCCGTTCGACTTGTTCATGAATTACGAAAAAGTAACATTCAAGTAGATAAAGATTATCAGGGTCGTAAAATGAAGTCGCAATTTAAAGCTGCCGACCGATGGAAGGCAAAATATGTTTTGATTTTAGGTGAGGATGAGTTGGAGAAACAAATCGTCAATGTAAGATCAATGGACACTGGGGAACAAGAAGAGATCCCTATGTCACAGTTAGTTGAACGTATGCAGGAAAAGCTTCTAGGAGGAAAAATCAATGAGTGA